The genomic region CGTTTGATCCATTCACGGGAGAGCTTGCTAACTTGTTTTTTCATGTTGATTACCTCCTTTTGGTAATCAACATCGGTATTTTACTTATAAAGGGTTATGGGAGCTGAAAATAACTCCCCGACCCCTCAGTTAATTAATAATACATCACGTATTAAATCTCAAATAAAACCTGTTTCCGCGCCTCTTTTTTTGCTGAATGCAGTTTTTTATCCCGCAGTATTTTTTCTTTGGCCCGTTTTGACCTTTTTCTTTTCTGCCTTTTGATTTTTTCAATTCTTTTCCGCAGTTCGCTTTTTTCTTTGAAATAGTAATTTTCAATTTTTTCAAAAAGAAGCCGCCTTGCTAAAAACCGGTTCAGGTTTTGCGACCGTTCCTCCTGCATTTTTACACTGATGCCTGTCGGGACATGTTCAAGATAAACGCAGGTAGCGGTTTTGTTTACATTCTGGCCGCCCTTGCCGCCTGAGCGGATAAATTTTTCGATAAGATCTTTTTCTCTGATCCCAAGTTTTTCCATCTTTGCGATTAATATTTTTTCTTTTTCAGGGCTTACGCCGAAGAGAGACATATTTCCCCTTGAATGCAAATTGAAAAATTCAAAATAAAAAATTGTTGTGTCATTTGGATTTTACATTTTTCATTTTGGTTTTTGCATTTCCTGTAAAATATCGGCTGTTTCTGTTATAATAATGACATGTTTGAATATGACCCTTTTCAAAAAGCAGCAGTCGATTACATCGATAATAATTGTTCGGTCTTAGTATCCGCTCCCACAGGTGCGGGGAAGACAATTATCGCGGAATATGTAATAAATAAATGCCTG from bacterium harbors:
- a CDS encoding peptide chain release factor-like protein; translated protein: MSLFGVSPEKEKILIAKMEKLGIREKDLIEKFIRSGGKGGQNVNKTATCVYLEHVPTGISVKMQEERSQNLNRFLARRLLFEKIENYYFKEKSELRKRIEKIKRQKRKRSKRAKEKILRDKKLHSAKKEARKQVLFEI